The Pyrococcus horikoshii OT3 genome includes a window with the following:
- a CDS encoding DUF655 domain-containing protein — protein sequence MNYYRRHPYHPSMRKKRHAEYEEYAYVLDYLPNGYPDLETGQYLGKPVAQVIGEKAFTLLEVTPKTDLMLYERIFIGKGERDKISMINRKLSYDDLTDTAKAELPYILEEIIKKNEERFVKFFNVAPPITNRLHSLELLPGIGKKHMWSIIEEREKKPFENFEDLKKRVKGLPDPVKMIARRILDELQDKDKYKIFVGPTRIFRE from the coding sequence ATGAATTATTACCGCAGACATCCTTATCATCCAAGTATGAGAAAAAAGAGACATGCTGAGTACGAGGAGTATGCTTACGTGTTAGATTACCTTCCAAATGGTTATCCCGATTTGGAAACTGGCCAATATTTGGGTAAACCTGTAGCTCAAGTCATTGGAGAAAAGGCATTCACACTACTGGAGGTTACGCCAAAAACTGATTTAATGCTTTATGAGAGGATTTTCATAGGGAAAGGGGAAAGAGATAAAATTAGCATGATCAATAGAAAACTTAGTTACGACGATTTAACAGACACCGCTAAAGCAGAATTACCTTATATATTGGAAGAGATAATTAAAAAGAACGAGGAGAGGTTTGTGAAGTTCTTTAATGTGGCCCCTCCGATAACTAATAGGTTACATAGCTTAGAGTTACTTCCAGGGATAGGAAAAAAGCACATGTGGAGCATAATTGAAGAGAGGGAGAAAAAACCCTTTGAAAACTTTGAAGACCTAAAAAAGAGGGTAAAAGGGTTGCCAGATCCCGTTAAAATGATAGCAAGGAGAATATTGGATGAGCTCCAGGATAAGGATAAATACAAAATCTTTGTTGGTCCAACCAGGATATTCAGGGAGTAA
- a CDS encoding ABC transporter permease subunit codes for MGIPTRQILRIALIYASLLMLTIIIAGMAGIKISKIYAYESISYIRINSPELYQELQKNASRMGIPVEEYYYKLLLSRISKSDNVVLVGLGMLKMSKLYLKTTPNLNLMRAIGLTLGIMAFSFAMALLIGTLIGLKFRGDKKLDILSRFFNGVPSWWLGVLLILIFVTKLNILSVSDIATGFSIKRYILPITTLTLIYIWEIADLISHEISKEMNKPYIWADKGKGLPDRVILWKHALRNISITLSSFSFYKFGELFTDFMVIDVLFGLGGLGSLLKQSFIRKIVPPYGVIVQFNYHLFFVVAITILTIQLAVSIFLELIKGMLDPRVS; via the coding sequence ATGGGCATACCTACGAGGCAAATCTTAAGGATAGCACTAATTTATGCTTCCCTGCTAATGCTCACCATAATAATTGCTGGAATGGCTGGAATCAAAATTAGCAAAATATACGCTTACGAGAGCATCAGTTACATAAGGATAAACAGCCCGGAACTTTATCAAGAGCTTCAAAAGAACGCAAGCAGAATGGGTATTCCTGTTGAGGAATATTACTACAAATTGCTACTATCCAGGATCAGCAAAAGTGACAACGTAGTGCTAGTCGGACTTGGAATGTTAAAAATGTCAAAGCTGTACTTAAAAACTACCCCTAATTTAAACTTGATGAGGGCAATAGGGCTAACCCTTGGAATAATGGCATTCTCCTTTGCAATGGCCCTACTCATTGGAACGTTAATAGGACTAAAATTTAGAGGAGACAAAAAGCTTGATATTCTATCTAGATTCTTTAATGGTGTTCCCTCCTGGTGGCTTGGAGTCCTGCTAATATTGATATTCGTGACAAAGTTAAACATCCTTTCTGTCTCAGACATTGCAACTGGCTTCTCAATTAAGCGCTACATCCTCCCCATAACGACCCTAACGCTTATTTACATTTGGGAGATTGCAGACTTGATATCTCACGAAATCTCAAAAGAGATGAATAAGCCATATATATGGGCAGATAAAGGAAAAGGATTGCCGGATAGGGTTATTTTGTGGAAACACGCTTTAAGAAATATTTCAATAACGCTCAGCTCCTTCAGTTTCTATAAATTTGGAGAGCTATTCACGGACTTCATGGTGATTGACGTCCTGTTCGGCCTTGGAGGACTAGGATCGCTATTAAAGCAGAGCTTTATCAGGAAGATAGTCCCACCGTATGGAGTAATAGTCCAGTTCAACTACCACCTATTTTTTGTCGTTGCAATAACGATCTTAACGATTCAGCTGGCGGTTTCTATATTTCTAGAGCTCATCAAAGGAATGCTTGATCCAAGGGTGAGCTAA
- a CDS encoding TrkH family potassium uptake protein — protein MPKLRRFINVSEDIFVIRNLIGAILQGIGLAYLVPVLLAWFYPEEIKFVIYFAIPGAASILLGALLSRHIEHIEDVNLRQAMMASAFIWLFASLLSVIPFMAIAKMSFIDSLFETMSAWTGTGLTMMSHLESYPKILLFWRAWMQWLGGIGIVLVALTVLIRPGVAAARLYRAEARTERILPNFVNTAKIIVQIYTGLTILGAYLYYINGMSLFDAFIHSMTGLGTGGMSSHDLSIGYFNSLAIETITVFLMIMGATNFTVHYKLFKNRSIRSFFMDIQVKTMLYLLGITIPLIALSLVSFGHFNPIRALRESIFHAVSAISCTGFSISNLGNYPEADKVLLTLLMIVGGGAGSTAGGIKLIRIALTFESLKWTIQQAILPKGAVIRRKVGEYEFSEDEIQEVLGFTMTYFAFLLFGTMYMMLRIGARFADALFESASAIGNVGLSVGITSPLLPPDIKILLITLMWVGRLEIFPTIVFIVGVLMMLPRRGE, from the coding sequence ATGCCGAAACTTCGGAGATTTATAAACGTTTCAGAGGATATATTCGTTATAAGGAACTTAATTGGTGCTATACTTCAAGGTATAGGATTGGCATATCTAGTACCAGTTCTCCTCGCCTGGTTTTATCCAGAAGAGATAAAATTTGTAATTTATTTTGCGATTCCTGGAGCGGCAAGCATACTTCTGGGAGCTTTACTGTCTAGGCATATAGAGCATATTGAAGATGTGAATTTAAGGCAGGCTATGATGGCATCGGCTTTTATCTGGCTCTTTGCTTCACTATTAAGCGTTATCCCTTTCATGGCTATAGCGAAGATGAGCTTTATTGACTCCCTTTTCGAAACAATGAGTGCCTGGACTGGGACTGGACTCACAATGATGAGCCACCTAGAGAGTTATCCAAAGATATTACTATTCTGGAGAGCTTGGATGCAGTGGCTCGGAGGTATAGGAATAGTCTTAGTTGCACTAACTGTCCTCATAAGACCTGGAGTTGCCGCAGCAAGACTCTACAGGGCCGAAGCCAGAACCGAGAGGATACTCCCGAACTTCGTGAATACCGCAAAGATAATAGTGCAGATCTACACGGGATTAACGATCCTTGGAGCATACCTTTATTATATAAATGGGATGAGCCTCTTTGATGCATTTATTCACTCTATGACGGGACTGGGTACCGGTGGTATGAGTAGTCATGACTTAAGCATAGGATACTTCAATTCTCTTGCCATAGAAACGATAACCGTCTTCCTAATGATTATGGGTGCTACCAACTTCACCGTGCACTATAAACTTTTCAAGAATCGCTCCATTAGAAGCTTCTTCATGGATATCCAAGTTAAGACCATGTTATACCTCCTCGGTATTACAATCCCTTTAATAGCACTCTCCCTCGTATCTTTCGGTCATTTTAATCCAATAAGGGCCCTTAGAGAATCAATATTCCACGCAGTTTCGGCAATAAGCTGTACCGGATTCAGTATCTCGAACTTAGGTAACTACCCAGAGGCCGATAAAGTACTCTTAACGTTACTCATGATTGTGGGCGGAGGGGCCGGGAGTACCGCTGGTGGCATAAAGCTCATAAGAATAGCATTGACATTTGAAAGCCTTAAATGGACGATTCAACAGGCAATACTACCAAAGGGAGCTGTCATAAGGAGAAAGGTTGGAGAATATGAATTCTCGGAAGATGAAATCCAGGAAGTATTAGGTTTCACAATGACGTACTTTGCATTCTTGCTCTTCGGTACCATGTATATGATGCTGAGGATAGGAGCAAGGTTCGCCGATGCCTTGTTTGAGAGCGCATCAGCAATAGGAAACGTAGGGTTAAGCGTTGGAATAACTTCTCCCCTCCTTCCTCCAGATATAAAGATCCTCCTTATCACCCTCATGTGGGTCGGTAGACTTGAAATATTCCCAACGATAGTCTTCATAGTTGGAGTTCTCATGATGCTCCCAAGGAGAGGGGAGTAA
- a CDS encoding lysyl aminopeptidase, with the protein MVDWKLMQEIIEAPGVSGYEHLGIRDIVVDVLKEVADEVKVDKLGNVIAHFKGSSPRIMVAAHMDKIGVMVNHIDKDGYLHIVPIGGVLPETLVAQRIRFFTEKGERYGVVGVLPPHLRRGQEDKGSKIDWDQIVVDVGASSKEEAEEMGFRVGTVGEFAPNFTRLNEHRFATPYLDDRICLYAMIEAARQLGDHEADIYIVGSVQEEVGLRGARVASYAINPEVGIAMDVTFAKQPHDKGKIVPELGKGPVMDVGPNINPKLRAFADEVAKKYEIPLQVEPSPRPTGTDANVMQINREGVATAVLSIPIRYMHSQVELADARDVDNTIKLAKALLEELKPMDFTP; encoded by the coding sequence ATGGTCGACTGGAAACTCATGCAGGAAATTATCGAAGCTCCTGGAGTTTCCGGATATGAACATTTGGGGATAAGGGATATCGTCGTTGATGTACTAAAGGAAGTTGCAGACGAGGTCAAAGTTGACAAATTGGGAAACGTGATAGCACACTTTAAAGGCTCCTCTCCCAGGATAATGGTTGCGGCCCATATGGATAAAATAGGGGTTATGGTAAACCATATAGACAAAGATGGCTACCTCCACATAGTTCCAATTGGGGGTGTCTTACCTGAAACTTTAGTGGCTCAGAGAATAAGATTCTTCACGGAGAAGGGCGAAAGGTATGGAGTAGTGGGAGTTTTGCCCCCTCACCTGAGAAGGGGGCAGGAAGATAAGGGAAGTAAAATAGATTGGGATCAAATAGTCGTCGATGTAGGGGCCTCCAGTAAAGAAGAAGCTGAAGAAATGGGGTTCAGAGTTGGAACCGTTGGAGAATTCGCTCCAAACTTTACTAGGTTAAATGAGCACCGCTTTGCAACCCCTTATTTAGATGATAGGATATGTCTCTATGCGATGATAGAGGCCGCTAGACAACTCGGGGATCATGAAGCAGATATCTACATAGTTGGTTCAGTCCAGGAAGAAGTTGGACTTAGAGGAGCGAGGGTTGCAAGCTATGCGATAAATCCAGAGGTTGGAATTGCTATGGATGTTACCTTTGCAAAGCAACCACATGACAAGGGTAAGATAGTTCCAGAGCTAGGGAAAGGCCCAGTCATGGACGTTGGCCCTAACATAAACCCGAAGCTTAGGGCGTTTGCGGATGAGGTCGCTAAAAAGTATGAGATACCCCTCCAAGTTGAACCTTCTCCAAGACCTACTGGGACGGATGCTAACGTGATGCAGATAAATAGGGAGGGAGTTGCAACGGCCGTCTTAAGTATTCCAATAAGGTACATGCACAGTCAGGTTGAGTTAGCGGATGCAAGGGATGTGGACAATACAATAAAGCTAGCTAAGGCCCTCTTGGAGGAGCTTAAGCCAATGGACTTCACTCCGTGA
- the moaC gene encoding cyclic pyranopterin monophosphate synthase MoaC, which yields MVGGLTHVDEKGVKMVEIGYKDVVFRKAVAKGRIKLKPETVKLIKEGKIEKGNVLATAQIAGILAVKRTPELIPLCHPIPITGVDITFDFGEDYIEVTCEVRAYYKTGVEMEALTGVTVALLAIWDMVKAVEKDEKGQYPYTRIENVHVVEKVKTHNSQ from the coding sequence ATGGTTGGAGGTTTGACTCATGTAGATGAAAAGGGAGTTAAGATGGTTGAGATAGGGTATAAGGATGTTGTTTTCAGAAAGGCCGTTGCAAAGGGAAGAATTAAACTTAAACCGGAAACTGTAAAGCTAATAAAGGAGGGCAAGATAGAGAAGGGGAACGTCTTGGCAACCGCTCAGATAGCTGGAATTCTTGCCGTGAAGAGGACGCCCGAGTTAATTCCCCTCTGTCATCCAATACCAATAACGGGGGTTGACATAACCTTTGACTTTGGTGAGGATTACATAGAGGTTACCTGCGAGGTTAGGGCTTACTACAAAACGGGAGTTGAGATGGAGGCATTAACGGGGGTTACCGTAGCTCTCCTGGCTATTTGGGATATGGTAAAAGCCGTTGAAAAGGATGAGAAAGGTCAGTATCCATATACTAGGATCGAGAACGTTCACGTTGTTGAGAAAGTTAAGACTCACAATAGCCAATAA
- a CDS encoding transcriptional regulator produces MERNELVNFVEGILKRIGFRTMKLEFRGGCFDLVATRQLLLLFIKALANIDKFSEEQAEDLKKLAKLFKASPLLVGLRSKNAELEDGVVYERFGIYAITPGTLYSMFAEGEPPLIIAERGGFYVRIDGKKLKALREEHGYSITELAGILGISRKSLQRYEKGESVVSLEVALRLEEVFDEPLVKPIDVLRARLKDVTLTSEPDNILEKEVFEKLRKLGMSVVKIKTAPFNAITKEEEDDIELLTGIDERKTGRTLKRAELVSQMAEVVGSDGVFVVKKARMEVVRNVPILPKKLLEEIKDADELLELIRDLKFKS; encoded by the coding sequence ATGGAGAGAAACGAGCTCGTGAATTTTGTGGAGGGAATACTGAAGAGGATAGGTTTCAGGACCATGAAGTTAGAGTTTAGAGGTGGATGTTTCGACTTAGTTGCGACTAGGCAACTTCTCCTGTTATTTATAAAAGCCCTTGCAAATATCGACAAGTTTAGCGAAGAGCAGGCGGAGGATTTAAAGAAGTTAGCTAAACTATTCAAGGCCTCCCCTCTTCTCGTTGGATTAAGAAGCAAGAATGCCGAGCTTGAGGACGGTGTTGTTTACGAGAGGTTTGGGATATACGCCATAACCCCAGGAACTTTGTACTCTATGTTCGCTGAGGGGGAGCCTCCGCTTATAATTGCTGAGAGAGGCGGGTTTTACGTGAGAATCGATGGAAAAAAGCTGAAAGCGTTGAGGGAGGAACATGGGTACAGTATAACTGAGTTAGCTGGCATCTTGGGGATTTCTAGAAAGAGCCTTCAGAGGTATGAAAAGGGAGAATCAGTTGTTAGTCTTGAAGTTGCATTGAGGCTTGAGGAAGTTTTTGATGAACCCCTGGTTAAACCTATAGATGTTTTGAGAGCGAGATTGAAAGACGTTACATTGACCTCCGAGCCTGATAACATCCTTGAGAAGGAGGTATTTGAAAAGCTAAGGAAGCTGGGCATGAGCGTTGTGAAAATAAAAACGGCCCCCTTCAATGCAATAACAAAGGAGGAGGAAGATGATATTGAACTGCTAACTGGCATAGATGAAAGAAAGACTGGGAGGACATTGAAGAGGGCTGAACTTGTCAGCCAAATGGCCGAAGTCGTGGGAAGTGATGGGGTATTCGTTGTAAAAAAAGCTAGAATGGAAGTTGTGAGAAACGTTCCAATACTCCCAAAGAAGTTACTTGAAGAGATTAAGGATGCCGATGAACTGTTAGAATTAATAAGAGACCTTAAATTTAAATCTTAA
- the tiaS gene encoding tRNA(Ile2) 2-agmatinylcytidine synthetase TiaS, protein MLLHIGLDDTDSPNGMCTTYLGALLYRELSRFGEPVDLPKLIRLNPNIPYKTRGNGAVSLTFDILEDYLNEAKELVVKTVKKLAEVEHENTNPGIAFLEGEVPEILRRFAIKALREHVTIDEAEKIAKKAGAEIVKLKLGRGIIGALASIGYPLNNYTYELLAYRKLENREKVRRVDRDSVFEMDRKFYPFTYDNVDPFKKTILITPHGKDPVLVGIRGIDKGKVLLAYENVIINENVEMIQLFKTNQSTDDHLVWKKIGDIKLYDNVIVKGKVASKYWERGRHVFFEIEDETGKIRVAAFEPTKKFRNYVRKLLPGDEVIVAGGVKEHEGVLTINLEKFYPIKLVPKVEYRKPKCPKCGGTMKSKGDYLKCKRCGYKMPKVLIPVKLPRDLERKIYEVPPDARKHLSRPLVLPKSEDKFIGPL, encoded by the coding sequence ATGCTCTTACACATAGGACTCGACGACACGGATTCGCCAAACGGAATGTGCACAACTTATTTAGGAGCTCTACTGTATAGAGAGCTCTCAAGATTCGGAGAGCCAGTGGACCTTCCCAAGTTAATACGTCTAAACCCAAATATCCCATACAAGACGAGAGGGAACGGTGCTGTATCGCTAACTTTTGATATCCTGGAAGATTACCTCAATGAAGCAAAGGAGCTCGTAGTTAAAACCGTTAAGAAGCTTGCAGAAGTTGAACACGAGAATACTAACCCAGGAATAGCCTTTTTAGAGGGTGAAGTTCCCGAGATCTTAAGGAGATTTGCCATAAAGGCCCTTAGAGAGCACGTTACAATTGATGAAGCTGAGAAAATTGCTAAGAAAGCTGGGGCAGAAATTGTTAAATTAAAGCTTGGAAGGGGAATAATCGGAGCTTTAGCCTCGATAGGCTATCCGCTGAATAACTACACTTACGAGTTACTCGCATATAGGAAGCTTGAAAATAGGGAGAAGGTAAGAAGGGTCGATAGAGACTCTGTATTTGAAATGGACAGAAAATTTTATCCCTTCACGTATGACAACGTTGATCCTTTTAAGAAAACTATCCTAATCACGCCCCACGGAAAGGATCCTGTCTTAGTTGGGATTAGGGGAATAGACAAGGGTAAAGTCCTCCTGGCTTATGAGAACGTAATAATTAACGAGAACGTTGAGATGATCCAGCTTTTTAAAACAAATCAAAGCACAGATGATCACTTAGTGTGGAAAAAGATTGGAGATATAAAGCTCTATGACAACGTCATAGTTAAGGGGAAGGTAGCTTCGAAGTACTGGGAAAGAGGGAGGCACGTATTCTTTGAAATTGAAGATGAAACTGGAAAAATAAGGGTAGCGGCCTTTGAACCTACAAAAAAGTTTAGAAATTACGTTAGGAAACTACTCCCAGGAGATGAGGTGATAGTAGCCGGAGGAGTTAAAGAGCATGAGGGAGTCTTGACGATAAATTTGGAGAAATTCTACCCAATAAAGTTGGTTCCAAAGGTTGAATATAGGAAGCCTAAGTGCCCGAAATGTGGAGGAACTATGAAGAGCAAGGGGGATTATTTGAAGTGCAAGAGATGTGGCTATAAAATGCCAAAGGTTCTGATACCAGTAAAGTTACCAAGGGATCTCGAGAGGAAGATCTACGAGGTTCCACCAGATGCCAGGAAGCACTTATCGAGGCCACTAGTCCTGCCAAAATCGGAGGATAAGTTCATTGGCCCTCTATAG
- a CDS encoding ABC transporter permease, with protein sequence MKVKRKAGLITLAFLIAFITIANISIKSEDIKNWNNANYWSENPKSAYPIWFCYITDKTRTTELIGEGNIIYVHKFEDRPNDVIFYNASGAVVTIVRPDGRIIKLRLPKKEEISLNIYGKYSIVSQLNIPPQKAALKTATFLLFSSYKDLEVLKGKYIFKINGTNKTIRIVIKGNCYGIFGTDKYGRDMWVGFIAGTNNTILLTLLIGGSMLIFGIIIGIASAYNKLIDFILEVIASTPMLPFFMILVWLVSTQGIGYNVNISTIDFVLILTILSVGRFAKSIKSITLKERAMEYTKASISLGADENWIIRRHILKPVLEFSLRHVTFIIAKTISLVSILGFFGLSPGVNWGSYMIELMREGVLYGNYWWIVLTLVLMMGVLSLSLALISERLPESYG encoded by the coding sequence ATGAAGGTTAAAAGGAAAGCTGGACTAATAACCCTAGCATTCCTAATAGCATTCATCACTATCGCAAACATCTCCATCAAGAGCGAAGACATTAAGAATTGGAACAATGCAAATTATTGGAGTGAAAATCCTAAATCTGCATATCCTATATGGTTTTGTTACATTACCGATAAAACTAGAACGACAGAACTTATCGGAGAGGGAAACATAATATATGTACATAAATTTGAGGATAGGCCCAACGATGTCATCTTTTATAATGCTTCAGGTGCAGTTGTTACTATAGTAAGGCCAGATGGTAGGATTATAAAGCTCAGACTTCCAAAAAAAGAGGAAATCTCCCTAAACATATACGGAAAGTACTCAATAGTTTCTCAACTGAACATCCCTCCACAAAAAGCAGCACTCAAAACGGCAACCTTTCTGTTATTTTCATCATACAAAGATTTGGAGGTTCTGAAAGGTAAGTACATCTTCAAAATTAATGGTACCAATAAAACTATTAGGATAGTAATCAAGGGAAACTGCTATGGCATATTCGGAACCGACAAATATGGAAGGGATATGTGGGTAGGGTTTATCGCTGGAACGAATAACACGATACTCCTAACACTTCTAATAGGCGGGTCAATGCTCATATTTGGAATTATAATTGGGATTGCCTCAGCATATAATAAGCTAATCGACTTTATTTTAGAGGTTATTGCCTCCACACCAATGCTACCATTCTTCATGATCCTCGTGTGGCTTGTATCAACTCAGGGAATTGGATATAATGTTAATATTTCAACCATAGACTTCGTTCTTATCTTAACCATACTTAGCGTCGGTAGGTTTGCAAAATCGATCAAGAGCATAACGCTGAAAGAAAGAGCGATGGAATACACTAAAGCAAGCATATCCCTGGGAGCTGATGAAAACTGGATAATTAGGAGGCATATTTTGAAACCTGTTCTAGAATTCTCTTTGAGGCATGTCACATTTATTATTGCCAAGACGATAAGTTTAGTATCAATCCTGGGATTTTTCGGACTCTCCCCAGGAGTTAACTGGGGGAGCTACATGATAGAACTCATGAGAGAAGGTGTACTCTACGGAAACTATTGGTGGATAGTTCTAACTCTAGTTCTCATGATGGGAGTGCTAAGCCTATCTTTAGCCCTCATCTCTGAGAGATTGCCAGAATCGTATGGGTAA
- a CDS encoding energy-coupling factor ABC transporter ATP-binding protein, translating to MNVIEVEDVSFRYGNSREYSLRHINLEIRKGEFLGIIGPSGSGKSTFCLTLNGLIPHSIAGEFHGNVIVDGLNTREHSVSELSTKVGLVFQNPDSQLFNMTVLEEVAFALENLGIERDEMWRRIRWALKLVRLWDKREEFPPNLSGGEKQRLAIASVLVMKPKVLVLDEPTSQLDPLGREEVLGLIKLLNKEEKITIILVEHNTDFLLEHADRIVVFDKGRIVLEGKPEDVFENVEFLRTIGVKLPTRVKIGYELKKRGLVERAVLTRDEVVEVLKWAYLRGKS from the coding sequence ATGAACGTAATAGAGGTTGAAGATGTAAGCTTTAGATATGGAAATTCAAGAGAATATTCCCTGCGTCATATCAACCTTGAAATTAGAAAGGGTGAATTCTTAGGAATCATAGGGCCAAGTGGGAGTGGAAAGTCCACGTTCTGCTTAACCTTAAATGGGTTAATACCCCACTCAATAGCTGGAGAATTCCATGGTAACGTTATAGTAGATGGACTAAATACGAGAGAACACTCAGTTTCAGAGCTATCAACTAAAGTTGGTCTCGTCTTTCAGAATCCAGATTCCCAGCTTTTCAACATGACGGTTCTTGAAGAGGTTGCATTCGCCCTTGAGAACCTTGGAATCGAAAGAGATGAAATGTGGAGAAGGATTAGATGGGCCCTAAAGCTGGTAAGGCTGTGGGATAAGAGGGAGGAGTTTCCACCAAACCTCAGCGGAGGAGAAAAACAGAGATTAGCTATTGCCAGCGTCCTCGTTATGAAGCCCAAGGTTCTCGTTCTTGACGAGCCAACTTCTCAACTTGACCCTTTAGGAAGGGAAGAAGTTCTAGGGCTAATAAAGCTACTTAACAAGGAAGAGAAAATTACAATAATCCTAGTTGAGCATAATACAGATTTTTTACTCGAGCATGCTGACAGAATAGTTGTCTTTGACAAGGGTAGGATCGTGCTTGAGGGTAAGCCTGAAGATGTCTTCGAGAACGTAGAATTCCTTAGAACAATTGGGGTTAAACTTCCAACTAGGGTCAAGATAGGATACGAGCTCAAAAAAAGAGGCCTCGTTGAAAGAGCGGTTTTAACACGCGATGAAGTTGTGGAGGTTCTAAAATGGGCATACCTACGAGGCAAATCTTAA
- the cyaB gene encoding class IV adenylate cyclase encodes MYEVELKGYANDEIFEKVRETFEFMRKEIHEDIYYQHPCRDFSKTDEALRIRIKRFNGHNEVFLTYKGPKIDEKSKTRLEIEVEIQEDVDKYFELLDRLGFKEVLKVVKTREKYYVEKGVTITLDEVEGLGKFIEIETLVKEKDEIPEAVEKLEKILRELGVEKFERRSYLELLLEKRTELNI; translated from the coding sequence ATGTATGAAGTTGAGCTAAAGGGATATGCAAATGATGAGATATTTGAAAAAGTTAGGGAGACCTTTGAGTTCATGAGGAAGGAGATCCATGAAGATATCTACTATCAGCATCCCTGCAGGGATTTTTCAAAAACGGATGAGGCCCTTAGGATTAGGATAAAAAGGTTTAACGGCCATAATGAGGTATTCTTAACTTACAAAGGGCCTAAGATCGATGAAAAATCAAAGACAAGGCTTGAAATTGAGGTGGAAATTCAGGAGGATGTTGATAAGTATTTTGAGCTTCTTGATCGTCTAGGATTCAAGGAAGTCCTTAAGGTAGTCAAAACGAGGGAGAAGTACTACGTTGAGAAGGGAGTTACAATAACGTTAGATGAGGTTGAAGGCCTAGGGAAATTTATTGAGATCGAGACCCTAGTAAAAGAAAAGGATGAGATACCTGAGGCCGTTGAGAAACTAGAAAAAATACTTAGGGAACTTGGGGTTGAAAAGTTCGAAAGGAGGTCTTACTTGGAGCTTCTCCTCGAAAAGCGTACTGAATTAAATATATAG
- a CDS encoding SDR family oxidoreductase, whose product MKVLITASSRGIGFNLAKELLNKGHEVTITSSNIRNIENAYKELRELGTVHYFQADLSSKEDIKRMVKDAWDAMGRIEALIWNAPNVKCEPCMVHEARYRDWLEAALLHLVSPGYITTLLIQAWLEKKIKGVLIYLSSASVLEPMPPLLLADTARAGLVQLTKGITRAYGGKGIRAYVVLLGSFDTPGARENLAKIAEERGMSLEEIWRKEVIERTPLKRTGKWSELGALIDFLLSENAEYMMGSTILFDGAMTRGVNL is encoded by the coding sequence ATGAAAGTTCTGATCACAGCATCATCCAGGGGGATAGGGTTCAACCTTGCAAAAGAGCTACTTAATAAGGGGCATGAGGTAACGATAACTTCCAGCAATATCAGGAACATAGAAAACGCGTACAAGGAATTAAGGGAACTAGGTACCGTTCACTATTTTCAAGCTGATCTTTCATCTAAAGAGGATATAAAGAGGATGGTAAAAGATGCATGGGATGCAATGGGAAGAATAGAGGCCCTAATATGGAATGCTCCAAATGTAAAGTGCGAACCTTGCATGGTTCATGAGGCAAGGTACAGGGATTGGCTCGAAGCGGCCCTCCTGCATCTAGTCTCACCAGGTTATATAACAACACTTCTCATCCAAGCGTGGCTTGAAAAGAAGATAAAAGGCGTTCTGATATATTTAAGCTCCGCTTCAGTTTTGGAACCAATGCCTCCACTTCTCTTAGCTGATACTGCTAGGGCGGGACTCGTTCAATTGACGAAGGGCATAACTAGGGCATATGGAGGAAAGGGAATTAGAGCTTACGTAGTATTATTAGGGAGCTTTGATACCCCAGGGGCAAGAGAGAACCTCGCAAAGATAGCCGAAGAAAGAGGTATGAGTCTTGAAGAGATCTGGAGGAAAGAGGTTATAGAGAGAACACCTCTCAAAAGAACTGGGAAATGGAGTGAACTCGGAGCTTTGATAGATTTCCTTCTAAGTGAGAATGCAGAGTATATGATGGGTTCAACGATTCTCTTCGACGGTGCCATGACGAGAGGGGTCAACTTATGA